AAGCTCCAATGTTCTCTATGAATATTTTGTATCCATTCTAAATAGCTTACTGTTACTCCTCCTGCATTTGCTAATATATCTGGAATGAGAAAAATCTTTTTCTCTTCAAAAATTTTATCTGCTTCAGGAGTTGTTGGACCATTTGCTCCTTCTACAATTATTTTTGCTTTTACATCATTTGCATTTTCTTTTGTTAATTGATTTTCAATTGCAGCAGGTATTAATATATCACATTCAATTTTTAATATTTCTTCATTTGTTACATCTTTAGAATTTTCATATCCAATAACTTTTCCATTTTTATCTTTATATTCCATAACTTTATATGGATTTAATCCATTTTTATTGTATATCCCTCCTTTAGAATCGCTTATTGCTACTATTTTAAAACCCATATCATAAAGTATAATGGCAGCATAATATCCAACTTTTCCAAATCCTTGAATTGCAATAGAATGATTTTTCAGATTTAATATTTTTAAAGCTTCTCTTGTGCATATTGCTACTCCTCTTCCAGTTGCTTCTAACCTTCCTTCAGAACCCCACACACTAAGAGGCTTACCTGTAACAACTTCAGGAATTAAGTATCCATGCAATTGGCTATATGTATCCATTATCCATGCCATTTCTCTAGGTCCAGTACCTATATCTGGTGCAGGAACATCTCTAAATGGTCCAATAACATCTGCTATCATTGCAGTATATCTTCTTGTTAACCTTTCAATTTCATTTATTGACATTTCTCTTGGATCACATATCACTCCTCCTTTTGCACCTCCATATGGAATATCTACAACTGCACTTTTCCATGTCATTATCATAGCTAAAGCTTTTATTTCATCTAATGTTACATCTGGATGATATCTTATCCCTCCTTTATATGGTCCTCTTGCATCAATATGCTGTATTCTATAACCTTTGAAAACTTTTATTGTTCCATCATCCATTCTAATTGGAATTGATACTTCAAGAGTTCTTTTAGGATGCTTAAGAAATTCTATAACATTTTTATCTAAATTTAAAATTTCTCCAATGTATTCCAATTGCTTAATTGTATTTTCTAATAAAGATTGAGAAGACATGTATTATCAATTTTAATAATTTATGCTCATATAAAGCTTTTTTATTATAAATATCAATAGTTTAGAAGAAAAATTTAAAAAGTTTGTAGAAAAAACAAATAAAATGAGTCCATATAAAACATACTTTTTGACTCGCAAAAAAGATACTTTAGTAAACTAAAATTTTGTCGTTATCCTTTTTTTAAAAAATGGCTTTAAAACACCTTTATCTTCAAATAAATTGCCAGTAGATTCCATAACAACATAGTCTTTTTTGAAATCTTAAAAGTGAAAAACTTATTCCTTTAATTCCATTGCTAAGGTTAAATTCTTTAATCAACATTCATCAATAATTGCAACTTCACATTTCTTCTTACTTTAATCCAAACCTGCATACTTCATATACTCATTTAGCAAAAAGTCCAAATCTTTAGCAGCCTATACTAATCCAGTCAAAGCAATTTTAGTAAAATAACTAGAGATATATTTATATAGTAAAAAATTAAAAATATTCTAGGAAATGAATTGAGTTTAAAAGAAGATTTTTTATCATTATTAGAAAAAGATAAAGAATTTCGTTATGCAGTTGCAGGATATTTAGGATTAGAAGAAATACTTAAAAGACTTGATAGGCATGAAGAAGAGTTAATAAAAATAAGTAAGGAAATAGCTGGTTTAAGGGAAGAACAAATAAAATTAAGAGAAGAACAAGCTAGTTTAAGAAGAGAGCAAATAAAAATGAGAGAAGATTTCAATAAAATGCTTGAAGTAATAAAAAATCTCCAAAACACATATTATGAATTAAGAAAAGGGCAGAAAAGGTTAGAAGAAATCTATGAATCATTTAGAGCCTCTATGTTATATGGATTTAGTGAAGTAAGTAAGTTTGCAGACATATCATTTGAAGAATTCGTTAGAAAATTTCTTTCAGAATATTTAAGAAAATTAAAAATACTTCCAGAAGAAGAAAGTTTAAAGAAAGCTATTGTAGATAAAGAGGAAATAAATATGTTTTTTGAAAACCCTCTTATTGTTGGTGAAATAACATCATATGCTGAAGATATTAAAGAAATTGAAAAATTAATAAGAAAAATAGAAGTTGTGAGAAAGAAATATAACAAAGAACCTATGAAGTTTCTTATAATATTAACAGTTCCTAATAAAAGTTTAGCTGAAAATTTAGAGAAAATAGCAAAAGAAAATGAAATAGAAATTATAATAGGAAAAATTTCTGAAAAATATGAAAATAGTTAATTTTTATTTTCTTATTATTTGTAATATCATATACTTTTCATCATTTACTAGAGTAAATTTCCGGATTCACAATATACAATGGTCTTTTACCTTTTAATACTCTTAAAACATCCTCTGCTATTGTTACAGCTGCATCTATAAAGAATTCTTCAGTATGAGCAGACATATGTGGACTTAATATAACATTATCAAATTCAATCAATGGATTATCTTTTGATATAGGCTCTTTTTCAAAAACATCTAATGCAGCTCCAGCAATCCATCCTTCTTTTAATGCTTTAATTAGAGCCTCCTCATCGATTACTTTTCCTCTAGAAGTATTTATTAAATATGCTGTTTTTTTCATTAATCTTAATTCTTTTTCTCCAATTAATTTTTCAGTAGATTTTGTTAAAGGAACATTTAATGAAACAAAGTCAGATTCTTTCAATAAATCTTCTAATTCTCTATAGCTTATATCTAATAATTTTTCTATATCCGTTCTTCTGTATACATCATAATAAATAATTTTCATTCCAAGACATTTTGCATATTTTGCTACTAAAGCCCCTATTCTTCCTAAACCAATTATTCCTAAAGTTTTTCCTTTAATGTTTCTCCCAATATATTTATGTCTTACTTCCCATCCAATCCATGTGGGTTTTCGTAAAGCTTTATCTGCTATAATAATATTTTTTGATAAAGCAATAATAAAACCTACTGCATGTTCAGCTACAGGCTCGCAAGGAGCTTCAGGAGTGTATACTACTGGTATGCCTCTTTCAGTAGCAGCTTTAATATCTATATTATCGTATCCCACCCCATGTCTACCTATAACTTTAAGATTTTTAGCATTTTCTATAATTTTTCTAGTTATTCTTGGAAGCCTTGTAATAATAGCATCAACATCTTTAACATATTTCATTATTTCATCTTCAGAAACATCTTCAGAAAAATTCTTTACTTCAATAATACATTCTTTAGAAAGTATATTTAAACCAGTATCATGTATTGGTTGAGTTAAAAATACTTTATACTTCCTATTCATAATATTCATTAACAAATTTTTTTATTTATATTTTTTTATTTATGAAGAAAAATTAATTAAAAATAATTTTTTTATTTAAATGAGCTATAAATTAATTTGAGTAAAAATATAATTAAAATTTTCATAATAATGGAAAGATAATTAATGACTTTTTTAAGGTAATTAACTTTAAGAATTTATTTTAAAGTTTTTTCTCCATTAAAAATGCATCGCATCCATCGCTATAATAATTTTTTAGAATTCTGACTTTCTTAAATCCATTTTTCTCATAAAGTGATATTGCTTCATAATTGTCGATACGAACTTGTAAATTAATTAAAGAAACACTTCTGGATTTAAAGTATTCTATTATCGAATTAAGAAGCTTTTTTCCAATGCCTTTTCTTCTATAATCTTTTTTTACAGCTATGGAAACTATTGTTCCTACATTTTTTTCTGCAATTCCTATAACATATCCAACTATTTGGTCATTTATTTTAGCTATTAAAAATCCATTTGAATATTTTATTAAATAACCTACGAATATTGGAAATGGATAAGGATGATCAAAACTCTCCAACTCTATTTCATAAACTTTTCTTAAATCTTTAAAACTGCATTTATGAATCTTAATTTCTTCCTTAATATTCAATTTAGGAATAATAACTAATTATTATTCTCATATAAAAAGTTATTCATTCTTAAGAAATAAATAAAATAAATTGAATGATTAATAAGATATCTTAATCTTTTAATTTATGCTACAATTTAAAAAGCTACTTACAAAGCATTTATATCATAAAACTTTTTTCCTTTAATAAAAGTAGCAATAACATTCAGGTTTTTATCTAAAATTATTAAATTTGCTATAGCTCCTGGAGAAATAAATCCTCTTTCTTTTTCACCAATTGCTTTAGCTGGATTTAAAGTAGCCATTTTTAT
The Nitrososphaerota archaeon DNA segment above includes these coding regions:
- a CDS encoding Glu/Leu/Phe/Val dehydrogenase — its product is MSSQSLLENTIKQLEYIGEILNLDKNVIEFLKHPKRTLEVSIPIRMDDGTIKVFKGYRIQHIDARGPYKGGIRYHPDVTLDEIKALAMIMTWKSAVVDIPYGGAKGGVICDPREMSINEIERLTRRYTAMIADVIGPFRDVPAPDIGTGPREMAWIMDTYSQLHGYLIPEVVTGKPLSVWGSEGRLEATGRGVAICTREALKILNLKNHSIAIQGFGKVGYYAAIILYDMGFKIVAISDSKGGIYNKNGLNPYKVMEYKDKNGKVIGYENSKDVTNEEILKIECDILIPAAIENQLTKENANDVKAKIIVEGANGPTTPEADKIFEEKKIFLIPDILANAGGVTVSYLEWIQNIHREHWSLEEVNKRLEERMVKSFKDVYDFSKNRNISMREAAMMIAVKRVADALKDLGVWP
- a CDS encoding hydroxyacid dehydrogenase → MNRKYKVFLTQPIHDTGLNILSKECIIEVKNFSEDVSEDEIMKYVKDVDAIITRLPRITRKIIENAKNLKVIGRHGVGYDNIDIKAATERGIPVVYTPEAPCEPVAEHAVGFIIALSKNIIIADKALRKPTWIGWEVRHKYIGRNIKGKTLGIIGLGRIGALVAKYAKCLGMKIIYYDVYRRTDIEKLLDISYRELEDLLKESDFVSLNVPLTKSTEKLIGEKELRLMKKTAYLINTSRGKVIDEEALIKALKEGWIAGAALDVFEKEPISKDNPLIEFDNVILSPHMSAHTEEFFIDAAVTIAEDVLRVLKGKRPLYIVNPEIYSSK
- the rimI gene encoding ribosomal protein S18-alanine N-acetyltransferase, whose protein sequence is MNIKEEIKIHKCSFKDLRKVYEIELESFDHPYPFPIFVGYLIKYSNGFLIAKINDQIVGYVIGIAEKNVGTIVSIAVKKDYRRKGIGKKLLNSIIEYFKSRSVSLINLQVRIDNYEAISLYEKNGFKKVRILKNYYSDGCDAFLMEKKL